In Corylus avellana chromosome ca2, CavTom2PMs-1.0, the following proteins share a genomic window:
- the LOC132170263 gene encoding glutathione S-transferase-like: MAPIKVHGIPLSTATQRVLATLYEKELEFELVPVDMKAGEHKKEPFLSLNPFGQIPAFEDGDLKLFESRAITKYIAHQYADKGTDLACGDTKQKAIIGVAIEVEAHQYDPIASKLSWELALKPVFGMVTDKAVVEENEAKLAKVLDIYESRLAHSKYLTCDCFTLADLHHLPTVQYLLGTEAKKLFDSRPHVSAWAADITARPAWCKVLALQKH; this comes from the exons ATGGCACCCATCAAAGTCCACGGAATCCCTCTCTCAACAGCTACACAGCGGGTTCTCGCTACCCTTTATGAGAAAGAGCTTGAATTTGAGCTTGTGCCTGTAGACATGAAAGCTGGTGAACATAAGAAAGAACCCTTCCTGTCTCTCAAT CCATTCGGTCAAATTCCAGCTTTTGAAGATGGAGATTTGAAGCTCTTTG AATCAAGGGCAATTACTAAGTACATCGCCCACCAGTATGCTGACAAGGGGACCGATCTGGCATGCGGAGACACTAAGCAGAAAGCAATCATAGGGGTGGCGATTGAGGTGGAGGCTCACCAATACGACCCGATAGCTTCAAAGCTTTCCTGGGAATTGGCATTGAAGCCAGTGTTTGGCATGGTTACCGACAAGGCAGTTGTGGAGGAGAACGAAGCAAAGCTGGCTAAGGTTCTTGATATCTATGAGAGTCGGCTGGCTCATTCAAAATACTTGACATGCGACTGCTTCACCTTGGCAGATTTGCACCACCTGCCCACTGTTCAATACTTGTTGGGCACAGAAGCCAAAAAGCTCTTTGATTCACGCCCCCATGTCAGTGCCTGGGCAGCTGATATCACAGCAAGGCCAGCTTGGTGCAAGGTCCTTGCCCTGCAGAAGCACTAA